In the Aeromicrobium fastidiosum genome, TCGTAGGTCGGGATGATGACCAGGATCCGTGGCCGCTGCATCCGACCCATCATGCCGCAGGACGGGTGCAGGTCAGGCGGTCGGGTCGTCGCCGACCTTGACCAGCAGCTTGCCGAAGTTCTTGCCCGTCAGCAGTCCGAAGAACGCCTCGGGTGCGTTCTCGATGCCCTCCACGACGTCCTCCTTGTACTGCAGCGAGCCGTCGGCGATCCACGCCGCGGCGTCGCGCTGGAAGTCCTTGTAGTGAGTCTTGACGAACTCGTTCTGGATGAAGCCGCGCACCGTGATGCTCTTGGTCAGGATCGACTGCATGAGCCGCGACGTGCGGTCGGGCCCCGCGGGCAGCTCGGTCTCGTTGTAGTGGGCGACGAGACCGCACACCGGCACGCGGGCGTAGGTGTTGAGGCGCGGCAGCACGGCGTCCCAGACGTGGCCGCCGACGTTCTCGAAGTAGACGTCGATGCCGTCGGGCACGACTGCCTTGAGATCGTCCTTGAACGTCGGCGAGCGGTGGTCGAGGGCCTCGTCAAAGCCGAGCTCGCGCAGGAAGGCGACCTTCTCGGGTCCACCGGCGATGCCGACGGCGCGGGCGCCCTTGATGCGCGCGATCTGTCCGACCGCCGAGCCGACCGGCCCGGCGGCGGCCGCCACGACGACGGTCTCGCCGGGCTGCGGGCGGCCGATCTCGAGGAGTCCTGCATAGGCCGTGAATCCCGGCATGCCGAGCACGC is a window encoding:
- a CDS encoding NADP-dependent oxidoreductase — encoded protein: MTDTTLNTRVLLASRPHGEPTAENFTIETAPVPQPADGEVLLRTIYLSLDPYMRGRMNDAKSYAAPVEVGAVMEGGTVAEVVESRDPSLVPGDIVLCGLGWQTHGVLPANQVRKLDPSRAPISTAVGVLGMPGFTAYAGLLEIGRPQPGETVVVAAAAGPVGSAVGQIARIKGARAVGIAGGPEKVAFLRELGFDEALDHRSPTFKDDLKAVVPDGIDVYFENVGGHVWDAVLPRLNTYARVPVCGLVAHYNETELPAGPDRTSRLMQSILTKSITVRGFIQNEFVKTHYKDFQRDAAAWIADGSLQYKEDVVEGIENAPEAFFGLLTGKNFGKLLVKVGDDPTA